Below is a window of Bacteroidales bacterium DNA.
GCCATGAGAATAAATTCACAGCAACCGAAAATGAAATTATCACTCACAAATAAGCCTTGCTCTTTATTCGAATGGCGTATTCCATGTGACCTTAATTTAAAAATTAAAAAATAATTACACATGAAAACTTTATACCTTACTTTACTTTTATTATTAGGTTCATTTGCCTTTTTAAATGGACAAGTTACAATACAGCAATCATCGCTACCCGCACCCGGCGACACATTTGCATATATTGTTGACCAAAATCCGAGCATAGCCTTTAATTATACACAAGCTAATGCCACATGGAATTTTGCTTCATTGCAAAACGACACTATAAAATATGCAACATATGGAATAAGCTCTCAACTTCCATTTATATCAAGCTTTCCAGGTTCTAATTTATATACTTATGGTCCTGGTATTCTTTACGGTGGTTTAGGTGGAGCTGCCCCCTATTACAACAATTTTGGACATATGCTTTTTGCTACCAATAGCAACGGTTTTTATACCGTAGGTTTTCGAAGCGATTTTGGATTTGGAATGACTAATGTGCTTGTTCAACCCAATGAGCTGCTTATGAAAGTTCCTTTTTCCTATCAAGATTCAACCTATCAGGAATCGAGCTGGGAAATAAACTACCATGCTGTTTCAACCGACTATGATACCATATACAAAAGGTTTAATTTTAAAACACTGGTCGCTAAAGGTTACGGGACACTGATAACTCCTTATGGCACGTTTAATCAATGCCTAGCTGTTGAAGAGCATTTGCGTTTCTACGACACCATTTATATTAAATACGGAACCATGACATTATATAAAACTCTAGCACAAGCCGATACAGTAATAACCGTCCATGTATGGAGCGAAAATAAAGTTAATGCTTTACTCACAGCTTATTACAACCCACAAACCATGGCTTGTACATCTATTGAATATATGAATTATGAAGATCTAAACCATGTTCAACCTCTATCAATTTCAACGCAAAGCCATTTTTATCCCAATCCTATTAAAGCAGGCAGCACCTGCACCATTTCTATTCCTGCCGATGTTGTTTCGATTACAACTATCAACGGAAAAGCTATTCAAAACATAACTGTGCAAAACAACCAAATAACTATCCCCCACTACCTAAAACAAGGTGAATATATCATTGCTATTTATAAAAATAACAAGATTGTTCATAAAAGTCCTTTAATAATCCAAAATGACTAAAGACCGCATTAGTATTTTCTGGTTTAGACGCGATTTACGTCTAAACGATAATCATGCACTTTGGCAAGCCTTACAATCCAAATTTCCTACCTTACCCATCTTTATTTTTGATGAGTACTTTTTCAAACAATTCCCATCAAACGATAGGCGGTTCAATTTAATTTATGACCAATTATTTCAACTAAACCTTGAATTAAAAAAATATCAGTCGGGCATTCAGATTTACAAAGGTAAGACAACCGAAATTTTTCATCATCTTCTTAGAAAATATGATATAGCAAGCGTTTTTTGCAACGAAGACTATGAGCCTTATGCCATTCAACGCGATCATGAATTGCAAATCATGCTTCAAAAAGTGGGAATTCCTTTTTCTACTTTTAAAGACCAAGTTATTTTCCACAAAGATGAAGTTATTAAAGAAAATGGTCAACCTTATACTATTTACACCCCTTACAAAAACAAATGGATTTCGTTATTTTCACTAAAACATATAAAAAACTACCCATCTGAAACATTATTACATAAATTGTATCAACACCATACACCTTTTCCTAGTAAAAAAGATTTAGGTATAATAAACCACCTCTACCATCTTAAACCGTTAAATTTAAAAAACATAGCTGAATACGAAAATATTCGCGATTATCCCTATCGATCGGGCACGTCAAATGCTTCGGTTTACTTGCGATTCGGACTCATTAGCATTAGAGAACTTATACAAAATACCATCAACATAAATCAGCATTTTATTCATGAACTTATTTGGCGTGAGTTTTTCATGCAAATTTTATATCATTTTCCATATGTCGAGCATTCTAATTTTAAATCGCAGTATAATCAACTCCAATGGTCAAATAATGAAAAACATTTCGAACTATGGACTAAAGGGCAAACCGGTTATCCACTTGTAGATGCTGGCATGCGGGAATTAAATACTACCGGATATATGCACAACCGTGTTCGCATGATTGTTGCCTCGTTTCTAACTAAGCATCTTTTAATTGATTGGCGCTGGGGCGAAGCCTATTTTGCTCAACACTTACTCGATTATGAACTCAGTTCCAACAATGGCAATTGGCAATGGGCAGCAAGTACCGGTTGCGATGCTGTTCCCTATTTTAGAATATTTAATCCTACTACACAAATCGAAAAATATGACAAAAAATTGGAATATATCAAACAATGGATACCCGATTATCATCCACAAAAATATATAGCACCCATTATAAATCACGAAGAAGCAAGACACCGGGCACTCGAAGCCTATAAAAGAATAAGGCTGCCCAATTGAGCAGCCTTTATTCATTTTATCTATTGATCTATTTACTTCTTAATATTAGGTAATTCAAGTCCATAGCCCTTTTTCTTATCTTCAGCTTTTAATAAGAAAGCAAAAAGCAAAGCCAATAAGCTAAAGCTTGTAAAAATAATCATAGGTAATGTATAATCATAAATAGCAGCAGTTTTACCATCGGGCATTGCACGATATCCAACAACACAATAGGCATCTAAAACCCATCCAATTAAAGCAGGAACGCCCATCAAACCCCAATTCTGAACCCAGAAAATTAGCGAATAAGCAGATCCTAATTGATTTTCGGGAATAATTTTAGGAACAGAGGGCCACATTGCCGAAGGTACCAATGAAAAACCTATTCCTAAGATAATGATTAAAACGATAGCAATTAACCAATGATTGATAAAAGGAATAGCAAACATAGAATGAACAAAAATCAATAAAAACGAGCCAATAATCATAATAGTAGCTCCTTTGCCTTTACGGTCATATAAATTACCAAAAAATGGAGTTAAGAGAATTGTTCCAAAAGGCAACATAGCAGGTATTAAGCCGGCTAAATCTTGAGGCACATTAAATTTTTGAACCATTAAATCGGTTGCATATTTTAAAAATGGGAAAACGGCTGAATAGAAAAGTACACACAATAAAGCAATGTACCACCAGCCTTTATTGGTAATGATTTTAAAAATATCGGAAATGCGAAAAGCTTCTTCATCATTAACAATATTATTTTCTTTATTAAAGTCTGCATTTTCCTTATCTAATTTCACATCCATAAACACATATACGATAAAACCAATAAGACCAATACAAAGCATAAGTAAAGCCATCAAAATAGGTTTAGAAACATGCCCTAATGATTCAGCAATTGGAACTGAAGTTGCTAAAGCCAAAGCAGTACCGATACGAGCTGTTGCCATTTCAAGTCCCATTGCCAAAGCCATTTCTTTTCCTTTAAACCATTTTACAATAGTTTTTGAAACAGTAATACCGGCAACTTCAACGCCTACACCAAAAATAGCATAACCAAGAGCAGCTAACATAACTTGAGCTTTGGCATCGAACCATAAAATATGCCAAGTAATGCCTTCTAAAGTATTTGTTGATATAGCATAATATTTTAAACCAGCACCAATAACCATAATAGATGTAGCCATTAGTCCTGTAAAGCGAATACCCATTTTATCGAGTATAATACCGCCAATAATGAGCATAAATAAAAATACATTAAACCATCCATAGGCACTGGTAAAGAACCCATATTCATTGCTATTCCAACCTAATTGATTTTCAAGTAATCCTTTTAATGGTGCCATTACATCGGTTAAATAATAACCACATAACATTGTAAAAGCAACTATAGCTAGCGCTGTCCAACGAGCTGTTTTACTTTCTCTTAACGATTTTCTTATATTTTCAACCATAAAATAAACATTAATTTGTTGCAAAACTATAAAATTATATTGAGATTGAACAACCTTTCTTGTATTTTTTTTAAAAAGAGATTATTTTTTTGATACATTTGCAAAAAAATGTGACAAAAACATCCATATGATAAAGAAACTTATAATGCTGTTATTTTTTCCTTACATTGCATATAGTCAGGGAATTAATTTCTTTGAAGGCTCTATTGAATCCTTAAAAAAAGAAGCGGCCAAACAAAATAAGTTAATTTTTATAGATTGTTATACTTCATGGTGTGGACCCTGTAAGTGGTTAGCTAAAAATGTTTTTACCAATAAGCAAGTGGGCGATTTTTATAACAAATATTTTATAAATTATAGCCTCGATATGGAAAAAGGAGAAGGAAAAGATTTTCAAAAACAATATGGCATTAGTGCATATCCAACATTACTTTTTATAGATTCAAAAGGCAATATTCAACATCGTTATGTCGGCGCATGCGATACAGCTACTTTTATTGGTGTTGGCAAACAAGCCTTAGATTCTGTAAATAATTTTGGTCATTTTCTTAAAGAATACAAAAAAGGTAATCGTACCCCTGATTTTCTTGCAAAATATGCGTTAATGTGTGCATCTGTTTACTATCCCTATAACGTGGATGAATATTTTAAAACACAAGCCGATTCTCAACTCTTTTCTGAAATGAACTTTAAAATTATGGAAACCTATCATCCCAATGTACTTTCCAGAGAATTTCAATTTTTAATGAAAAATATTAATACTTATATCAAACAATATGGCTTCTCAAAAGTTTTTAGTTTAGCAACTTCAACCATGAGTCGAACACTTTATTCCATGTCCAATCAAAA
It encodes the following:
- a CDS encoding T9SS type A sorting domain-containing protein codes for the protein MKTLYLTLLLLLGSFAFLNGQVTIQQSSLPAPGDTFAYIVDQNPSIAFNYTQANATWNFASLQNDTIKYATYGISSQLPFISSFPGSNLYTYGPGILYGGLGGAAPYYNNFGHMLFATNSNGFYTVGFRSDFGFGMTNVLVQPNELLMKVPFSYQDSTYQESSWEINYHAVSTDYDTIYKRFNFKTLVAKGYGTLITPYGTFNQCLAVEEHLRFYDTIYIKYGTMTLYKTLAQADTVITVHVWSENKVNALLTAYYNPQTMACTSIEYMNYEDLNHVQPLSISTQSHFYPNPIKAGSTCTISIPADVVSITTINGKAIQNITVQNNQITIPHYLKQGEYIIAIYKNNKIVHKSPLIIQND
- a CDS encoding deoxyribodipyrimidine photo-lyase, whose protein sequence is MTKDRISIFWFRRDLRLNDNHALWQALQSKFPTLPIFIFDEYFFKQFPSNDRRFNLIYDQLFQLNLELKKYQSGIQIYKGKTTEIFHHLLRKYDIASVFCNEDYEPYAIQRDHELQIMLQKVGIPFSTFKDQVIFHKDEVIKENGQPYTIYTPYKNKWISLFSLKHIKNYPSETLLHKLYQHHTPFPSKKDLGIINHLYHLKPLNLKNIAEYENIRDYPYRSGTSNASVYLRFGLISIRELIQNTININQHFIHELIWREFFMQILYHFPYVEHSNFKSQYNQLQWSNNEKHFELWTKGQTGYPLVDAGMRELNTTGYMHNRVRMIVASFLTKHLLIDWRWGEAYFAQHLLDYELSSNNGNWQWAASTGCDAVPYFRIFNPTTQIEKYDKKLEYIKQWIPDYHPQKYIAPIINHEEARHRALEAYKRIRLPN
- a CDS encoding MFS transporter; this encodes MVENIRKSLRESKTARWTALAIVAFTMLCGYYLTDVMAPLKGLLENQLGWNSNEYGFFTSAYGWFNVFLFMLIIGGIILDKMGIRFTGLMATSIMVIGAGLKYYAISTNTLEGITWHILWFDAKAQVMLAALGYAIFGVGVEVAGITVSKTIVKWFKGKEMALAMGLEMATARIGTALALATSVPIAESLGHVSKPILMALLMLCIGLIGFIVYVFMDVKLDKENADFNKENNIVNDEEAFRISDIFKIITNKGWWYIALLCVLFYSAVFPFLKYATDLMVQKFNVPQDLAGLIPAMLPFGTILLTPFFGNLYDRKGKGATIMIIGSFLLIFVHSMFAIPFINHWLIAIVLIIILGIGFSLVPSAMWPSVPKIIPENQLGSAYSLIFWVQNWGLMGVPALIGWVLDAYCVVGYRAMPDGKTAAIYDYTLPMIIFTSFSLLALLFAFLLKAEDKKKGYGLELPNIKK
- a CDS encoding thioredoxin family protein, with amino-acid sequence MIKKLIMLLFFPYIAYSQGINFFEGSIESLKKEAAKQNKLIFIDCYTSWCGPCKWLAKNVFTNKQVGDFYNKYFINYSLDMEKGEGKDFQKQYGISAYPTLLFIDSKGNIQHRYVGACDTATFIGVGKQALDSVNNFGHFLKEYKKGNRTPDFLAKYALMCASVYYPYNVDEYFKTQADSQLFSEMNFKIMETYHPNVLSREFQFLMKNINTYIKQYGFSKVFSLATSTMSRTLYSMSNQNKFDVSKQIDDYIKPLNLPEENYWKNAFLLDYYGFYKVKKYPEYIHQTNEFLISARESNPRYLGQSVSVVIDFVSERITDPNLLEQFVPIINQFAPIFSAQSNFKMAKIYYILKNKEKANEHLAKAEKYFKEENQKKELNELKQKINEL